The Mangrovibacterium diazotrophicum DNA window ACGGGCAAACGTACTTCCCCCTTCTCTGGTTCCGTGAAAGCGACAATTGACAAACACATTTCCGTGATTGGCGTCAGTGTTTCGAATCCACATAAACGGACCGGGCGAGTAAAATTCGCAATCTTTGAAGAATGCCGGCCCACGTCCCAAAACCATATCACCACCACCATCAATCGTTACATTTTCGAAATAAGCCGAACCATTGGTCTGCAGTGCATCACCCGAACCAACGAGGAACACATTACGAACCTGAATCTGATCTCCATTGATCAGCAAACCTTCGGCTTGTCCTTCCAACAGTGTCTTCACTGTCAAATCCATCAGCTGAATATTGGAGCAATTATCAATGGCGAAAGCAGCTCTGCGTGACGGGAAAGTTCCCAGCCACTCGTTGGTCTTCACATTCCATGGATGCGGGTTAAAAACTTCGCTGTTGGCATATTGCACAATCACACTGTCCCGACTTTCACCTTGGATAACCAGGTTCGATTTATTGCGGAAATAGATCAGCTCTTCGTACACGCCATTCTTCAGGAAGATGGTAATAGTATCCTTGCCGTTATCGGGAATGAAATCCAGCGCGCCCTGCAAGGTATTGAAATCGCCATTGCCCTGATCATCCACAACCAATCGCTTTGCCGAGAGATCTGGTTGTTGTTCGCGTGTTGTGAAATTCCAAACCGACTTCTCGTAAACACCTTTGAATTCCTGATCCGGCGTCCGAATCACCGTACTATCCATCAACACGTAATAACGTTTGTTGTATTGAAGTAGGTTGTGATGCAGATAAATTGTAGCTGTGGAGTCGTGCACGATTATTGGGTAAAAGTGAAAACCATCGGTAAAACCACCGATGATCGTCAGCTGATAATCATCGGGCGTAGGCAGCGCTGTTCCCGATGGAGTTCCGGGTTTTGTGTTCGCATTGGTGAAGTTTCCCGATTTGTACTCGTAGGGAACAGCTGTGTAATCCGCATCCGGATTTTTCCAGGGTTCAGTCGGTCCGGAAGGGATACTCAAATCCAGCGAATCAACCAAAGCATCCGTCTCCCAGTCGTAAACGCGGATCATGCCAGTGGCACCAACTTCCGGAACACTCTTAAACGAAATCTTCAAATGGGTATCGGGGCTAATTTCCTTTTCGCCATTAGCGGGGTAGGTTTGATAAACGGAAGACTGCTGATTGGAACAGGAACTGAAAAAAGCTGCGCTAACGGCTAAAACGCCGAACAGCCGGGATGCTTGTGAAAATTTCATATGCTTTGGTTTTGAGGGTGAAATAAGTTAGTCGACAGCTATAAAGTTAGACTTTATTCTGTAGAATACCACTTATTGAACTACTCGTAACGAAGCGCCTCGACCGGATTTCGAACAGCAACTTTCAACACATGATAACTGATGGTAAGCTGAGCAATGACCGCAATCAGCACAATTCCGGTTACAAACACCATTGCCGACAGCGGCTCCTTGTAGGCACCGGGCATAGCTTTGTAAATGTACCAGGCCGCCGGACACCCAACCAAAATCGCAACTCCGAGCATCCGGATCACTTCAGACGACAGCTGCCAGTAAACCGACAATACCGAACTACCCAAAACCTTGCGCACCCCGATTTCCTTGGTTCGCCGGTCAACGGTGAATAGAATCAAACCGAAAAGCCCGATGGTTGAAATGATGAGTGTTACCACCGCGAAAAACAGGAACATCCTTTTCATCGATTGCCAGAAACCAATCGCCTGATCCAGGTAAAAGGCCACACCAAAATCCTTGAACTCGAAAGGATCGTTTGGAAGTATACTTTCGAGCTCCCGGCTGACAATCGCTTTTGCCTGCTGCTCATTCCCGTCTGTAAACCGAACACTGATCAGGCTCGAACTGGAAATGACATCGCTATTGAGAAAAAAAACATAAGTTGGAATGGGGTTGTGCACCGAGAAAGGGTGAAAATCCTTGACCACACCAATAACCGGATAAAATCGTCCATAAAAGTTGACCCTCTTGCCAATGGGATCGTCCCAGCCGAACACCTTCAGGGCTGTTTCGTTGA harbors:
- a CDS encoding pectinesterase family protein, which translates into the protein MKFSQASRLFGVLAVSAAFFSSCSNQQSSVYQTYPANGEKEISPDTHLKISFKSVPEVGATGMIRVYDWETDALVDSLDLSIPSGPTEPWKNPDADYTAVPYEYKSGNFTNANTKPGTPSGTALPTPDDYQLTIIGGFTDGFHFYPIIVHDSTATIYLHHNLLQYNKRYYVLMDSTVIRTPDQEFKGVYEKSVWNFTTREQQPDLSAKRLVVDDQGNGDFNTLQGALDFIPDNGKDTITIFLKNGVYEELIYFRNKSNLVIQGESRDSVIVQYANSEVFNPHPWNVKTNEWLGTFPSRRAAFAIDNCSNIQLMDLTVKTLLEGQAEGLLINGDQIQVRNVFLVGSGDALQTNGSAYFENVTIDGGGDMVLGRGPAFFKDCEFYSPGPFMWIRNTDANHGNVFVNCRFHGTREGGSTFARAPTNQGKYGYPFAEAVLINCAIENIRPEGWGQVGDETKDLHYWEFNSTNITDGSPADVSQRAVYSKQLNLPKDEALITNYSTPSFVLGGWMPVSMN